Proteins from a single region of Mucilaginibacter daejeonensis:
- the hemB gene encoding porphobilinogen synthase: MLQRPRRNRKSEVIRQMVQETHVSAANLIFPLFIVEGNDQKTEVSSMPGIFRYSIDHLLREVESCMKLGLRSFDLFPNIDEALKDKYATESHRDESLYLRAIREVKKEFPESCVITDVAMDPYSSDGHDGIVENGEILNDETLEVLGKMALAHARHGADIIAPSDMMDGRVGYIRQVLDDAGFSHVSIMSYTAKYASAFYGPFRDALNSAPKFGDKKSYQMNPANQREALIEAGLDEAEGADFLMVKPGLPYLDVIKLLKDNTELPIAAYNVSGEYAMIKAAVRNGWLNEQRSVTEVLTSFRRAGASAILTYHAKEVLENKWL; the protein is encoded by the coding sequence ATGTTACAACGACCAAGAAGGAATAGAAAAAGTGAAGTGATCCGCCAAATGGTACAGGAAACTCACGTGAGTGCGGCTAACCTGATCTTCCCGCTATTTATTGTAGAGGGTAACGATCAGAAGACAGAAGTGTCGTCAATGCCGGGTATCTTCCGGTATTCTATCGATCATTTGCTTCGCGAGGTAGAAAGCTGTATGAAGCTTGGGTTAAGGTCGTTCGATCTTTTCCCTAACATCGATGAAGCGCTTAAAGATAAATACGCCACCGAGAGCCATCGTGACGAGAGCCTTTACCTGCGTGCTATACGCGAGGTAAAAAAAGAGTTCCCTGAATCATGCGTGATCACCGATGTGGCTATGGATCCTTACAGCAGTGACGGTCATGACGGTATCGTTGAGAATGGCGAGATCCTGAACGATGAAACGCTGGAGGTACTGGGTAAAATGGCCCTGGCCCATGCGCGCCACGGTGCCGATATCATTGCCCCGTCAGACATGATGGACGGCCGAGTGGGTTACATACGCCAAGTGCTGGATGATGCAGGCTTTAGCCATGTATCCATCATGTCGTACACCGCTAAGTATGCCAGCGCGTTCTACGGTCCGTTCCGTGATGCGCTGAACTCGGCGCCAAAGTTCGGCGATAAAAAATCATACCAGATGAATCCCGCCAACCAGCGCGAGGCCCTGATCGAGGCCGGGCTGGACGAGGCCGAAGGTGCCGACTTTTTGATGGTGAAACCGGGCTTGCCATACCTGGATGTGATCAAACTATTAAAAGATAATACTGAATTGCCTATAGCTGCCTACAATGTAAGCGGCGAATACGCCATGATCAAAGCCGCCGTTCGCAACGGCTGGCTTAACGAACAGCGCTCGGTAACTGAGGTGCTCACCAGTTTCCGCCGTGCAGGAGCCTCAGCCATATTGACCTACCACGCTAAAGAAGTGTTGGAGAATAAGTGGTTGTAG
- the hemL gene encoding glutamate-1-semialdehyde 2,1-aminomutase, translating to MSEIKEISRERSNELYAKAKTFFPGGVNSPVRAFKSVYGTPLFIKKGDGAYLWDADDNQFIDFCCSWGPLILGHNHPAVREKVIEVMQNGMSFGAPTALENELAELILSNNPFIEKIRFTSSGTEAVMSAIRLARGYTGRNKILKFEGCYHGHTDALLVKAGSGLVTFGETSSAGVPKSFAEETIVIALDDREALTKAFTDFKDQIAAVIIEPVPANNGLLLQHKEFLQFLRDECTANGTLLIFDEVISGFRVSFTGAAGHYQIQPDIITYGKIIGGGLPVGAYGASAQIMSNISPEGPVYQAGTLSGNPVAMAAGIAQLSQLLKPGFYEELAQKTTSFVNDIVAFASERGYPVHLTQIGSIFWFAFDTKDITRKAEDIDPKSMDKFKQMHFELLNRGVYFGPSGYEVGFVSAAHTTEILDQAKQAIFDSLDVVFNPTQPSPGGRALESQNDFRE from the coding sequence ATGTCAGAGATAAAAGAAATAAGCCGCGAAAGATCGAATGAGTTATACGCTAAGGCTAAAACTTTCTTTCCGGGTGGTGTCAACTCGCCGGTAAGGGCTTTTAAGTCGGTATATGGCACGCCGCTGTTCATCAAAAAAGGAGATGGCGCTTACCTTTGGGATGCTGATGATAACCAGTTCATTGATTTTTGCTGCTCATGGGGACCACTTATTTTAGGGCACAACCACCCGGCCGTACGCGAAAAGGTGATCGAGGTGATGCAGAACGGGATGTCGTTCGGGGCGCCTACCGCCTTGGAGAACGAATTGGCCGAGCTCATCCTCAGCAATAACCCTTTTATTGAAAAGATACGTTTCACCAGCTCGGGTACCGAGGCGGTGATGTCAGCCATCAGGCTGGCCCGCGGTTACACTGGCCGCAACAAGATCCTTAAATTTGAGGGTTGCTACCACGGCCATACCGATGCTTTGCTGGTGAAAGCAGGTTCGGGCTTGGTCACTTTCGGCGAGACCTCATCGGCTGGTGTGCCTAAGTCGTTCGCCGAGGAGACCATCGTGATCGCTCTTGACGATCGCGAGGCGCTCACCAAAGCCTTTACCGATTTTAAGGACCAGATCGCTGCCGTGATCATTGAGCCGGTGCCGGCCAATAATGGTCTGCTATTGCAGCATAAAGAGTTCCTGCAGTTCCTGCGTGACGAGTGTACGGCCAATGGTACGCTGCTCATCTTTGATGAAGTGATCTCGGGTTTCCGGGTATCATTCACTGGAGCGGCAGGTCACTACCAGATCCAGCCCGATATCATTACCTACGGTAAGATCATTGGCGGTGGCTTGCCGGTAGGTGCTTATGGTGCATCGGCACAGATCATGAGCAACATATCGCCCGAGGGCCCCGTATACCAGGCAGGAACCTTATCGGGCAACCCGGTGGCCATGGCAGCAGGTATAGCTCAATTGAGCCAGCTGTTAAAACCCGGCTTTTATGAAGAATTAGCACAAAAGACCACGTCTTTTGTGAACGATATAGTAGCTTTTGCCAGCGAGCGCGGTTACCCTGTGCACCTGACTCAAATAGGTTCGATCTTCTGGTTCGCGTTCGATACCAAAGATATCACCCGTAAGGCCGAGGACATCGACCCAAAAAGCATGGACAAGTTCAAGCAGATGCACTTTGAATTGCTGAACCGTGGTGTGTATTTTGGCCCGTCGGGTTACGAGGTTGGCTTTGTATCAGCCGCTCACACAACGGAGATACTGGATCAGGCGAAACAAGCTATATTTGATAGTTTGGATGTGGTGTTCAACCCCACCCAACCCTCCCCGGGAGGGAGGGCTTTAGAAAGCCAAAACGACTTTAGAGAATAA
- a CDS encoding sensor histidine kinase encodes MKRPFVIFYALIIYTLMELIWWGYMLMRLQPDRTGMILGEGSMFIIIIATGAILFHRSLNKERRLVHQKKNFLLSVTHELKSPLASIKLYLETIQKRSLTKQQVDDFVGKCLLDVDRLNDMVENMLLAAKIENQSYTFPKQQFNMSVLVDGIVNRLQINRCDMHQQLINAEIEPKVEVTGDKFALTSVVTNLIENAIKYSKPCETVNVKLYSKAGKTYLEVADHGIGIADAEKSRIFERFYRVGSEETRNTKGTGLGLYIVKQVLDKHQAVISVRDNRPAGSVFEVIFG; translated from the coding sequence ATGAAACGACCGTTCGTGATATTTTACGCGCTCATCATCTACACGCTGATGGAGCTGATCTGGTGGGGTTACATGCTGATGAGGCTGCAGCCCGATCGCACAGGCATGATCCTGGGCGAGGGTTCCATGTTCATTATCATCATCGCAACGGGAGCGATCTTGTTCCACCGTTCGTTGAATAAGGAACGCCGTTTGGTGCACCAGAAGAAGAACTTCCTGTTGTCGGTCACCCATGAGCTGAAATCGCCACTGGCCTCGATCAAACTATACCTCGAGACCATCCAAAAGCGCAGCCTCACCAAGCAACAGGTAGATGATTTTGTGGGCAAATGCTTACTGGATGTTGACCGCCTGAACGACATGGTGGAAAATATGCTACTGGCCGCCAAGATCGAGAACCAGTCGTACACGTTCCCTAAGCAGCAGTTCAACATGTCGGTACTGGTGGATGGTATCGTGAATCGTTTGCAGATCAACCGCTGCGACATGCACCAGCAACTGATCAACGCCGAGATAGAGCCTAAGGTAGAGGTGACCGGCGATAAATTTGCGCTTACGTCAGTGGTCACCAACCTGATCGAGAACGCCATCAAGTACTCTAAACCTTGCGAAACGGTCAACGTAAAGTTATACAGCAAGGCCGGCAAGACCTACCTTGAAGTGGCCGACCATGGCATCGGTATAGCAGATGCAGAAAAAAGCCGTATTTTTGAACGTTTCTACCGTGTAGGAAGTGAAGAGACCCGTAACACAAAAGGCACGGGCTTAGGTTTATACATAGTGAAACAAGTACTTGATAAACACCAGGCCGTGATCAGCGTGCGCGATAACCGCCCTGCAGGCAGTGTTTTTGAAGTTATATTTGGGTAA